A window of the Cuculus canorus isolate bCucCan1 chromosome 3, bCucCan1.pri, whole genome shotgun sequence genome harbors these coding sequences:
- the FAM161A gene encoding protein FAM161A isoform X2: MEPGHRAARLAASCLRAPRHPRTRAPAALYERRLAQDGFDLDSNTNKEKTLSVNGDSDKWIDFSKICSSNQEYYLKLEELKNAHLETMAKLETMYRNKLYLRGVQPSDKKNAASKICCRPTWDKSLYQPLHLHKCFSDSDLSDPLGSSISDGTDSELAFEENSSETGSSAFAKQRIEKMWDGFSVEDYIFRTKHSLPSSRAFRMIRKKQKAWSPKVTVPKPFQMTLREAKKKEQNVKSKSQMEMENNLLKKQLEEEAECQKKFRANPVPAAVFLPLYHEIVQQNEERRKSVKERSKLKLLASQKPFKFIEREKRRNEIRKMQLKDLSAPEKKTKLFKAKPIPKCVYSPAVNDRLKEEELYREIRIRMRAEELLRNSSVPNSRLALTNTNKRKKHNCIEPKETEHKPKIKSSVPDFDLLHQKFQKRLLQQKQVKHLTVCEPFDLRTTYIPSNKGKILKDIQEDEEKLKETRWPYASPRRKPQMRHTSTNSHLSGYAESKSPKITESTRQRLQAIRNYEKQRMQEYLQELREMEERVKQRPLLFERVTQKNARIAAEKHYSNRLRALGLCPEFVLKKGQTTKSLQCSSAEDSSNSTNARERVIKDKVKERGVFEEAADSNPGSEQFCEEEEEEKRKDEEAFTQDGQSSESEGEEEARASPQPCQAGEAGSSPTSDQHREEDEDKNEDEEDEAKARLPLGSSQEEEKEEEEDGNHSRPSSQSDQSREHEEGQSDPEAEGSFGYEDEEYESDDSEEKPSDDEAD; encoded by the exons ATGGAGCCGGGGCACCGAGCGGCGCGGCTGGCGGCGTCCTGTCTGCGCGCCCCGCGCCACCCGCGCACCCGAGCGCCCGCCGCGCTCTACGAGCGGCGCCTGGCACAG GATGGTTTTGATTTGGATTCAAATACAAACAAAGAGAAGACCCTCTCTGTAAATGGAGACTCTGACAAGTGGATAGACTTTTCCAAAATATGCAGTTCAAATCAAGAGTATTACTTGAAGCTAGAAGAGTTGAAGAATGCTCACTTGGAGACCATGGCAAAATTAGAAACTATGTATCGGAATAAACTATACTTAAGAGGAGTACAACCCTCGGACAAGAAAAATGCCGCTTCTAAAATTTGTTGTAG GCCGACTTGGGACAAGAGCTTGTATCAACCTCTACATTTGCACAAATGCTTTTCAGACTCTGACTTAAGCGATCCCTTAGGATCAAGTATATCTGATGGGACTGACTCAGAGTTAGCATTTGAAGAGAATAGCAGTGAAACTGGATCATCTGCATTTGCTAAGCAACGGATTGAAAAAATGTGGGATGGGTTCTCTGTGGAAGACTACATCTTCCGCACCAAACACAGCTTACCAAGCTCACGAGCCTTCAGAATGATACGGAAGAAACAGAAAGCGTGGTCACCAAAAGTTACCGTGCCCAAGCCTTTCCAGATGACTCTcagagaagctaaaaaaaaagaacagaatgtCAAATCAAAGTCAcagatggaaatggaaaataacttGTTGAAGAAGCAGCTAGAGGAAGAAGCAGAGTGTCAGAAAAAATTCCGAGCCAACCCAGTGCCCGCTGCTGTCTTCCTTCCACTCTACCATGAAATTGTACAACAAAATGAAGAACGCAGGAAATCTGTGAAAGAGAGAAGCAAACTCAAGCTGTTGGCTTCTCAGAAGCCATTTAAATTCATTGAACGAGAGAAACGAAGGAATGAAATTAGGAAAATGCAGCTAAAAGACCTTTCTGcacctgaaaagaaaacaaaactgttcaaagcaaaaccaattcCTAAATGTGTTTATAGTCCAGCTGTTAATGACAGGCTGAAGGAGGAAGAGCTCTACAGAGAAATCAGGATCAGAATGAGAGCTGAAGAGTTGCTACGAAACTCGTCTGTACCCAACAGCAGGCTGGCTTTAACAAATACcaataaaaggaagaaacacaacTGTATTGAAccaaaggaaacagaacatAAACCCAAGATCAAATCAAGCGTTCCAGATTTTGACTTACTACACCAGAAATTCCAGAAACGCCTCCTGCAACAAAAGCAAGTGAAACACCTTACAGTCTGCGAACCTTTCGATCTTCGTACTACCTATATTCCCTCAAACAAGGGTAAGATTTTGAAGGACATTCAAGAGGATGAAGAAAAGTTGAAAGAAACACGCTGGCCATATGCATCTCCAAGACGTAAGCCTCAAATGAGGCACACAAGCACAAATTCACATCTTTCAGGATATGCTGAATCTAAATCaccaaaaatcacagaatccaCAAGACAACGGCTACAAGCCATAAG GAATTATGAGAAACAGAGAATGCAAGAATATTTGCAAGAGTTGcgagaaatggaagaaagagtaaaacaaaGGCCACTGCTTTTTGAAAGAGTCACTCAG aaaaatgCGAGAATAGCTGCAGAAAAGCATTATTCTAACAGACTGAGAGCGCTGGGGCTGTGCCCAGagtttgttttgaagaaaggtCAAACAACTAAATCGCTACAATGCTCCAGTGCTGAAGATTCTAGTAACTCCACCAATGCCAGAGAAAG AGTTATCAAGGATAAAGTGAAAGAAAGGGGAGTATTTGAGGAAGCAGCTGACAGTAATCCTGGGTCTGAGCAGTtctgtgaggaggaagaggaagagaagagaaaagatgaagaagcCTTCACGCAGGATGGCCAGTCCAGTGAATCGGAGGGTGAGGAAGAGGCAAGAGCCAGCCCTCAGCCTTGCCAGGCAGGGGAGGCTGGGTCCAGTCCCACCTCTGATCAGCACCGTGAAGAGGATGAGGATAAGAACGAGGATGAGGAAGATGAAGCAAAGGCACGCCTGCCTCTTGGCAGTtcccaggaggaggagaaggaggaagaggaagatggtAATCACTCAAGACCCAGCTCTCAGTCTGACCAGTCCCGTGAGCATGAAGAAGGTCAGTCTGACCCTGAAGCTGAGGGTTCCTTTGGGTACGAGGATGAGGAATATGAAAGTGATGATTCAGAAGAGAAACCCAGTGATGATGAAGCTGACTGA
- the CCT4 gene encoding T-complex protein 1 subunit delta, translated as MPENAGAKAHGGAGSRAKGTYQDRDKPSQIRFSNIAAGKAVADAIRTSLGPKGMDKMIQDAKGDVTITNDGATILKQMQVLHPAAKMLVELSKAQDIEAGDGTTSVVVIAGALLDACSRLLQKGIHPTIISESFQKALNKGIEVLTNMAQPVGLSDRETLLNSATTSLNSKVVCQYSSLLSPMSVDAVMKVIDPATASSVDLRDIKIVKKLGGTIDDCELVEGLVLTQKVANTGVTRVEKAKIGLIQFCLSAPKTDMDNQIVVSDYAQMDRVLREERAYILNLVKQIKKAGCNVLLIQKSILRDALGDLALHFLNKMKIMVVKDIERDDIEFICKTIGTKPVAHIDQFTPDMLGSAELAEEVNLNGSGKLIKITGCTNPGKTVTIVVRGSNKLVLEEAERSIHDALCVIRCLVKKRALIAGGGAPEIELALRLNEYARTLKGMESYCVRAYGDALEIIPSTLAENAGLNPISTVTELRNRHAQGEKTAGINVRKGGISNILEELVVQPLLVSLSALTLATETVRSILKIDDVVNTR; from the exons ctGTTGCCGATGCAATTAGAACAAGCCTTGGACCAAAGGGAATGGATAAAATG attCAGGATGCTAAAGGAGATGTGACAATCACTAATGATGGTGCTACTATTCTGAAACAAATGCAGGTTCTGCACCCTGCAGCCAAAATG TTGGTAGAGCTGTCAAAAGCACAAGATATTGAAGCTGGTGATGGCACTACATCTGTTGTTGTTATTGCTGGAGCTCTTCTGGATGCCTGCTCCAGACTTCTtcaaaaag GAATTCACCCAACCATCATTTCAGAGTCATTCCAAAAAGCTTTGAATAAAGGAATTGAAGTGTTGACCAACATGGCACAGCCAGTCGGGCTGAGTGACAGAGAAACCTTGTTGAATAGTGCAACTACTTCACTGAATTCAAAG GTTGTGTGTCAGTATTCTAGTTTACTTTCTCCAATGAGTGTGGATGCAGTGATGAAGGTGATTGACCCAGCTACAGCGAGTAGTGTGGACCTCAGAGATATTAAAATTGTTAAGAAGTTGGG AGGCACAATTGATGATTGTGAACTGGTTGAAGGACTAGTCCTCACTCAAAAGGTGGCAAATACCGGTGTAACCAGAGTGGAAAAAGCCAAAATTGGCCTAATTCAGTTCTGCTTATCTGCTCCAAAGACAGAT atggACAACCAGATAGTTGTTTCTGATTATGCTCAAATGGACAGAGTACTGCGTGAAGAGAGAGCCTATATTCTAAATTTAGTTAAGCAAATCAAGAAGGCTGGATGCAATGTGCTGCTGATTCAGAAATCTATCCTGCG GGATGCTCTTGGTGACCTAGCCCTccattttctgaacaaaatgaaGATCATGGTGGTTAAAGACATTGAAAGAGATGACATTGAGTTTATATGTAAG ACGATTGGAACTAAGCCTGTTGCCCACATTGACCAGTTTACTCCTGAcatgctgggctctgctgaACTGGCAGAGGAGGTCAACTTGAATGGTTCTGGGAAACTAATAAAG ATTACAGGCTGCACAAACCCTGGAAAAACCGTAACCATTGTGGTACGTGGATCCAACAAACTTGTTCTGGAGGAAGCTGAGCGTTCAATTCACGATGCCCTGTGTGTCATAAGATGCTTAGTTAAGAAAAG AGCTTTAATTGCAGGAGGCGGAGCACCAGAGATAGAGTTGGCGCTGCGCTTGAACGAGTATGCTCGCACTTTGAAGGGCATGGAGTCGTACTGTGTCCGTGCGTATGGAGACGCACTGGAAATCATACCATCTACTCTGGCTGAAAATGCAGGTCTCAATCCTATTTCAACAGTAACAGAGCTGAGAAATAGACATGctcaaggagagaaaacagctgGCATTAATGTCAGAAAG GGTGGCATTTCTAACATCTTGGAGGAGCTGGTTGTCCAGCCACTGCTGGTGTCCTTGAGCGCATTGACTCTCGCGACAGAAACTGTGCGCAGTATTCTGAAGATCGATGATGTG GTGAACACACGGTAA
- the FAM161A gene encoding protein FAM161A isoform X1 — protein MEPGHRAARLAASCLRAPRHPRTRAPAALYERRLAQDGFDLDSNTNKEKTLSVNGDSDKWIDFSKICSSNQEYYLKLEELKNAHLETMAKLETMYRNKLYLRGVQPSDKKNAASKICCRPTWDKSLYQPLHLHKCFSDSDLSDPLGSSISDGTDSELAFEENSSETGSSAFAKQRIEKMWDGFSVEDYIFRTKHSLPSSRAFRMIRKKQKAWSPKVTVPKPFQMTLREAKKKEQNVKSKSQMEMENNLLKKQLEEEAECQKKFRANPVPAAVFLPLYHEIVQQNEERRKSVKERSKLKLLASQKPFKFIEREKRRNEIRKMQLKDLSAPEKKTKLFKAKPIPKCVYSPAVNDRLKEEELYREIRIRMRAEELLRNSSVPNSRLALTNTNKRKKHNCIEPKETEHKPKIKSSVPDFDLLHQKFQKRLLQQKQVKHLTVCEPFDLRTTYIPSNKGKILKDIQEDEEKLKETRWPYASPRRKPQMRHTSTNSHLSGYAESKSPKITESTRQRLQAIRNSLEEKRKLEEQQKRNRTKQKQRTKILQKIVSTRAEANDPHQSLAQMSKSKLKTFRNYEKQRMQEYLQELREMEERVKQRPLLFERVTQKNARIAAEKHYSNRLRALGLCPEFVLKKGQTTKSLQCSSAEDSSNSTNARERVIKDKVKERGVFEEAADSNPGSEQFCEEEEEEKRKDEEAFTQDGQSSESEGEEEARASPQPCQAGEAGSSPTSDQHREEDEDKNEDEEDEAKARLPLGSSQEEEKEEEEDGNHSRPSSQSDQSREHEEGQSDPEAEGSFGYEDEEYESDDSEEKPSDDEAD, from the exons ATGGAGCCGGGGCACCGAGCGGCGCGGCTGGCGGCGTCCTGTCTGCGCGCCCCGCGCCACCCGCGCACCCGAGCGCCCGCCGCGCTCTACGAGCGGCGCCTGGCACAG GATGGTTTTGATTTGGATTCAAATACAAACAAAGAGAAGACCCTCTCTGTAAATGGAGACTCTGACAAGTGGATAGACTTTTCCAAAATATGCAGTTCAAATCAAGAGTATTACTTGAAGCTAGAAGAGTTGAAGAATGCTCACTTGGAGACCATGGCAAAATTAGAAACTATGTATCGGAATAAACTATACTTAAGAGGAGTACAACCCTCGGACAAGAAAAATGCCGCTTCTAAAATTTGTTGTAG GCCGACTTGGGACAAGAGCTTGTATCAACCTCTACATTTGCACAAATGCTTTTCAGACTCTGACTTAAGCGATCCCTTAGGATCAAGTATATCTGATGGGACTGACTCAGAGTTAGCATTTGAAGAGAATAGCAGTGAAACTGGATCATCTGCATTTGCTAAGCAACGGATTGAAAAAATGTGGGATGGGTTCTCTGTGGAAGACTACATCTTCCGCACCAAACACAGCTTACCAAGCTCACGAGCCTTCAGAATGATACGGAAGAAACAGAAAGCGTGGTCACCAAAAGTTACCGTGCCCAAGCCTTTCCAGATGACTCTcagagaagctaaaaaaaaagaacagaatgtCAAATCAAAGTCAcagatggaaatggaaaataacttGTTGAAGAAGCAGCTAGAGGAAGAAGCAGAGTGTCAGAAAAAATTCCGAGCCAACCCAGTGCCCGCTGCTGTCTTCCTTCCACTCTACCATGAAATTGTACAACAAAATGAAGAACGCAGGAAATCTGTGAAAGAGAGAAGCAAACTCAAGCTGTTGGCTTCTCAGAAGCCATTTAAATTCATTGAACGAGAGAAACGAAGGAATGAAATTAGGAAAATGCAGCTAAAAGACCTTTCTGcacctgaaaagaaaacaaaactgttcaaagcaaaaccaattcCTAAATGTGTTTATAGTCCAGCTGTTAATGACAGGCTGAAGGAGGAAGAGCTCTACAGAGAAATCAGGATCAGAATGAGAGCTGAAGAGTTGCTACGAAACTCGTCTGTACCCAACAGCAGGCTGGCTTTAACAAATACcaataaaaggaagaaacacaacTGTATTGAAccaaaggaaacagaacatAAACCCAAGATCAAATCAAGCGTTCCAGATTTTGACTTACTACACCAGAAATTCCAGAAACGCCTCCTGCAACAAAAGCAAGTGAAACACCTTACAGTCTGCGAACCTTTCGATCTTCGTACTACCTATATTCCCTCAAACAAGGGTAAGATTTTGAAGGACATTCAAGAGGATGAAGAAAAGTTGAAAGAAACACGCTGGCCATATGCATCTCCAAGACGTAAGCCTCAAATGAGGCACACAAGCACAAATTCACATCTTTCAGGATATGCTGAATCTAAATCaccaaaaatcacagaatccaCAAGACAACGGCTACAAGCCATAAG GAATTCActtgaggaaaagagaaaactggaagaacaacaaaaaaggaacagaacaaagcagaaacaaagaacaaaaatactcCAGAAAATTGTATCCACTCGGGCTGAGGCCAATGACCCCCATCAGAGCCTCGCTCAGATGTCTaaatccaaattaaaaacattcag GAATTATGAGAAACAGAGAATGCAAGAATATTTGCAAGAGTTGcgagaaatggaagaaagagtaaaacaaaGGCCACTGCTTTTTGAAAGAGTCACTCAG aaaaatgCGAGAATAGCTGCAGAAAAGCATTATTCTAACAGACTGAGAGCGCTGGGGCTGTGCCCAGagtttgttttgaagaaaggtCAAACAACTAAATCGCTACAATGCTCCAGTGCTGAAGATTCTAGTAACTCCACCAATGCCAGAGAAAG AGTTATCAAGGATAAAGTGAAAGAAAGGGGAGTATTTGAGGAAGCAGCTGACAGTAATCCTGGGTCTGAGCAGTtctgtgaggaggaagaggaagagaagagaaaagatgaagaagcCTTCACGCAGGATGGCCAGTCCAGTGAATCGGAGGGTGAGGAAGAGGCAAGAGCCAGCCCTCAGCCTTGCCAGGCAGGGGAGGCTGGGTCCAGTCCCACCTCTGATCAGCACCGTGAAGAGGATGAGGATAAGAACGAGGATGAGGAAGATGAAGCAAAGGCACGCCTGCCTCTTGGCAGTtcccaggaggaggagaaggaggaagaggaagatggtAATCACTCAAGACCCAGCTCTCAGTCTGACCAGTCCCGTGAGCATGAAGAAGGTCAGTCTGACCCTGAAGCTGAGGGTTCCTTTGGGTACGAGGATGAGGAATATGAAAGTGATGATTCAGAAGAGAAACCCAGTGATGATGAAGCTGACTGA
- the FAM161A gene encoding protein FAM161A isoform X3, translated as MAKLETMYRNKLYLRGVQPSDKKNAASKICCRPTWDKSLYQPLHLHKCFSDSDLSDPLGSSISDGTDSELAFEENSSETGSSAFAKQRIEKMWDGFSVEDYIFRTKHSLPSSRAFRMIRKKQKAWSPKVTVPKPFQMTLREAKKKEQNVKSKSQMEMENNLLKKQLEEEAECQKKFRANPVPAAVFLPLYHEIVQQNEERRKSVKERSKLKLLASQKPFKFIEREKRRNEIRKMQLKDLSAPEKKTKLFKAKPIPKCVYSPAVNDRLKEEELYREIRIRMRAEELLRNSSVPNSRLALTNTNKRKKHNCIEPKETEHKPKIKSSVPDFDLLHQKFQKRLLQQKQVKHLTVCEPFDLRTTYIPSNKGKILKDIQEDEEKLKETRWPYASPRRKPQMRHTSTNSHLSGYAESKSPKITESTRQRLQAIRNSLEEKRKLEEQQKRNRTKQKQRTKILQKIVSTRAEANDPHQSLAQMSKSKLKTFRNYEKQRMQEYLQELREMEERVKQRPLLFERVTQKNARIAAEKHYSNRLRALGLCPEFVLKKGQTTKSLQCSSAEDSSNSTNARERVIKDKVKERGVFEEAADSNPGSEQFCEEEEEEKRKDEEAFTQDGQSSESEGEEEARASPQPCQAGEAGSSPTSDQHREEDEDKNEDEEDEAKARLPLGSSQEEEKEEEEDGNHSRPSSQSDQSREHEEGQSDPEAEGSFGYEDEEYESDDSEEKPSDDEAD; from the exons ATGGCAAAATTAGAAACTATGTATCGGAATAAACTATACTTAAGAGGAGTACAACCCTCGGACAAGAAAAATGCCGCTTCTAAAATTTGTTGTAG GCCGACTTGGGACAAGAGCTTGTATCAACCTCTACATTTGCACAAATGCTTTTCAGACTCTGACTTAAGCGATCCCTTAGGATCAAGTATATCTGATGGGACTGACTCAGAGTTAGCATTTGAAGAGAATAGCAGTGAAACTGGATCATCTGCATTTGCTAAGCAACGGATTGAAAAAATGTGGGATGGGTTCTCTGTGGAAGACTACATCTTCCGCACCAAACACAGCTTACCAAGCTCACGAGCCTTCAGAATGATACGGAAGAAACAGAAAGCGTGGTCACCAAAAGTTACCGTGCCCAAGCCTTTCCAGATGACTCTcagagaagctaaaaaaaaagaacagaatgtCAAATCAAAGTCAcagatggaaatggaaaataacttGTTGAAGAAGCAGCTAGAGGAAGAAGCAGAGTGTCAGAAAAAATTCCGAGCCAACCCAGTGCCCGCTGCTGTCTTCCTTCCACTCTACCATGAAATTGTACAACAAAATGAAGAACGCAGGAAATCTGTGAAAGAGAGAAGCAAACTCAAGCTGTTGGCTTCTCAGAAGCCATTTAAATTCATTGAACGAGAGAAACGAAGGAATGAAATTAGGAAAATGCAGCTAAAAGACCTTTCTGcacctgaaaagaaaacaaaactgttcaaagcaaaaccaattcCTAAATGTGTTTATAGTCCAGCTGTTAATGACAGGCTGAAGGAGGAAGAGCTCTACAGAGAAATCAGGATCAGAATGAGAGCTGAAGAGTTGCTACGAAACTCGTCTGTACCCAACAGCAGGCTGGCTTTAACAAATACcaataaaaggaagaaacacaacTGTATTGAAccaaaggaaacagaacatAAACCCAAGATCAAATCAAGCGTTCCAGATTTTGACTTACTACACCAGAAATTCCAGAAACGCCTCCTGCAACAAAAGCAAGTGAAACACCTTACAGTCTGCGAACCTTTCGATCTTCGTACTACCTATATTCCCTCAAACAAGGGTAAGATTTTGAAGGACATTCAAGAGGATGAAGAAAAGTTGAAAGAAACACGCTGGCCATATGCATCTCCAAGACGTAAGCCTCAAATGAGGCACACAAGCACAAATTCACATCTTTCAGGATATGCTGAATCTAAATCaccaaaaatcacagaatccaCAAGACAACGGCTACAAGCCATAAG GAATTCActtgaggaaaagagaaaactggaagaacaacaaaaaaggaacagaacaaagcagaaacaaagaacaaaaatactcCAGAAAATTGTATCCACTCGGGCTGAGGCCAATGACCCCCATCAGAGCCTCGCTCAGATGTCTaaatccaaattaaaaacattcag GAATTATGAGAAACAGAGAATGCAAGAATATTTGCAAGAGTTGcgagaaatggaagaaagagtaaaacaaaGGCCACTGCTTTTTGAAAGAGTCACTCAG aaaaatgCGAGAATAGCTGCAGAAAAGCATTATTCTAACAGACTGAGAGCGCTGGGGCTGTGCCCAGagtttgttttgaagaaaggtCAAACAACTAAATCGCTACAATGCTCCAGTGCTGAAGATTCTAGTAACTCCACCAATGCCAGAGAAAG AGTTATCAAGGATAAAGTGAAAGAAAGGGGAGTATTTGAGGAAGCAGCTGACAGTAATCCTGGGTCTGAGCAGTtctgtgaggaggaagaggaagagaagagaaaagatgaagaagcCTTCACGCAGGATGGCCAGTCCAGTGAATCGGAGGGTGAGGAAGAGGCAAGAGCCAGCCCTCAGCCTTGCCAGGCAGGGGAGGCTGGGTCCAGTCCCACCTCTGATCAGCACCGTGAAGAGGATGAGGATAAGAACGAGGATGAGGAAGATGAAGCAAAGGCACGCCTGCCTCTTGGCAGTtcccaggaggaggagaaggaggaagaggaagatggtAATCACTCAAGACCCAGCTCTCAGTCTGACCAGTCCCGTGAGCATGAAGAAGGTCAGTCTGACCCTGAAGCTGAGGGTTCCTTTGGGTACGAGGATGAGGAATATGAAAGTGATGATTCAGAAGAGAAACCCAGTGATGATGAAGCTGACTGA